From one Nonomuraea polychroma genomic stretch:
- a CDS encoding phosphatase PAP2 family protein, whose product MDFLDDLHRAELEPIVWLQQWPDSVRPVMELVSVFGTDTFFLLCLPLLYWCVDPRLALRLAFTVMVSAAANAVAKLAAHQPRPYWIDPRVRPLSVEGAFGLPSGHAQNGTAGLGRLAVTAARPGAWWTAGGLVTLVCLSRVYLGVHFVSDVVAGVLLGAAVLLLVLKLERPLTAWWRGLELWAQLAASAALSVALIGAAALANAPYAGWSPPAAWSSAGQIAPESLTTVVTMAGVLFGTLAGASIMHRIGWFDAGGPLGLRVARWLLGTAVAVLIWYVQGELLPRTGVVAYAGYAVLALWVQLGAPVTFIRLGLMSPARQAQPVH is encoded by the coding sequence GTGGACTTCCTAGACGACCTTCATAGAGCGGAGCTGGAGCCGATCGTCTGGCTCCAGCAGTGGCCGGACTCGGTGCGGCCGGTGATGGAGCTCGTGTCCGTGTTCGGCACGGACACGTTCTTCCTGCTGTGCCTGCCCCTCCTCTACTGGTGCGTCGATCCCAGGCTCGCCCTCCGGCTGGCCTTCACGGTCATGGTCTCCGCGGCGGCCAACGCCGTCGCCAAGCTGGCCGCACACCAGCCCAGGCCTTACTGGATCGACCCCCGGGTGCGCCCGCTCTCCGTCGAAGGCGCCTTCGGCCTGCCGTCGGGTCACGCCCAGAACGGCACCGCCGGCCTGGGCCGGCTGGCCGTGACGGCGGCCAGGCCCGGGGCATGGTGGACGGCCGGCGGGCTCGTGACGCTGGTCTGCCTGAGCCGCGTCTATCTGGGCGTGCACTTCGTCTCCGACGTGGTGGCCGGGGTGCTGCTCGGCGCGGCCGTGCTGCTCCTCGTGCTGAAGCTGGAACGCCCGCTGACGGCGTGGTGGCGAGGGCTGGAGCTCTGGGCGCAGCTGGCGGCCTCGGCCGCGCTGTCCGTGGCGCTGATCGGCGCGGCCGCGCTGGCCAATGCGCCGTACGCCGGCTGGTCCCCGCCCGCGGCCTGGAGCTCGGCAGGCCAGATCGCACCCGAGAGCCTGACCACGGTCGTCACCATGGCGGGCGTGCTCTTCGGCACGCTGGCCGGGGCGTCGATCATGCACAGGATCGGCTGGTTCGACGCGGGCGGCCCGCTCGGCCTGCGCGTCGCCCGCTGGCTGCTCGGCACCGCCGTGGCCGTGCTCATCTGGTACGTCCAGGGCGAGCTGCTGCCCAGGACCGGCGTGGTCGCGTACGCCGGATACGCGGTGCTGGCGCTCTGGGTGCAGCTGGGGGCACCGGTGACGTTCATCAGGCTCGGGCTGATGTCCCCGGCGAGGCAGGCCCAGCCCGTTCA
- the def gene encoding peptide deformylase, translating to MAIQSIRLFGDPVLRTPAAPVVDFDKELRKLVKDLTDTMMDAPGAGLAAPQIGVGLRVFTYYVDDQLGHLINPDLDLSSELDEEGEEGCLSFPGLSFPTPRAIRAVAKGFNMHGEPVVLEGTDLMARCFQHETDHLDGILFIDRMDPKQRKLAMKAVREAEWSGLSAPVVKYSPHATGGKAL from the coding sequence TTGGCGATCCAGTCGATCCGGCTGTTCGGAGACCCGGTGTTGCGCACCCCGGCGGCCCCCGTCGTCGACTTCGACAAGGAGCTTCGCAAGCTGGTCAAAGACCTCACCGACACGATGATGGACGCGCCCGGCGCGGGCCTCGCGGCCCCGCAGATCGGCGTCGGCCTGCGGGTGTTCACCTACTACGTGGACGACCAGCTCGGCCACCTGATCAACCCCGACCTCGACCTGTCCTCGGAGCTCGACGAGGAGGGCGAGGAGGGCTGCCTGTCCTTCCCCGGTCTGTCGTTCCCGACGCCGCGCGCGATCCGCGCCGTCGCCAAGGGCTTCAACATGCACGGGGAGCCCGTCGTGCTGGAGGGCACCGACCTCATGGCACGCTGCTTCCAGCACGAGACCGACCACCTCGACGGCATCCTCTTCATCGACCGCATGGACCCCAAGCAGCGCAAGCTGGCCATGAAGGCGGTCCGCGAGGCCGAGTGGAGCGGCCTGTCCGCCCCGGTGGTCAAATACTCGCCGCACGCGACCGGCGGAAAGGCGCTCTGA
- the fmt gene encoding methionyl-tRNA formyltransferase, translating into MRLVFAGTPETALPSLRTLIDSPRHEVVAVVTRPDAQSGRGRKVHPSPVAALAEESGIEVLRPPKAGDPAFLDRLRELEPDCCPVVAYGALLPQSALDVPRHGWINLHFSILPAWRGAAPVQHAILHGDEITGATTFQIVKELDAGPVYGVVTEEIRTTDTSGTLLERLSVSGAGLLAATLDGVEDGVLEARPQPADGVTIAPKINVDDARVDWAKPAMHVDRLIRACTPSPGAWTEFRGQRIKLGPVRPAPGERLAPGEIAATKTTVLVGTATDAVLLSEVQPQGKRLMEAVEWARGVRPDGKETFE; encoded by the coding sequence ATGCGTCTGGTCTTCGCGGGCACACCCGAGACGGCGCTGCCGTCGCTGCGCACCTTGATCGACTCGCCGCGGCACGAGGTGGTGGCGGTCGTCACCCGTCCGGATGCCCAGTCTGGGCGGGGACGCAAGGTCCACCCGTCGCCGGTGGCCGCCCTGGCCGAGGAGTCGGGCATCGAGGTGCTGCGTCCGCCCAAGGCGGGTGACCCAGCCTTCCTCGACCGGCTGCGCGAGCTGGAGCCTGACTGCTGCCCGGTGGTGGCCTACGGCGCCCTCCTGCCGCAGTCCGCGCTCGACGTGCCCCGCCACGGGTGGATCAACCTGCACTTCTCGATCCTGCCCGCCTGGCGTGGTGCCGCGCCCGTCCAGCACGCGATCCTGCACGGCGACGAGATCACCGGCGCGACCACGTTCCAGATCGTCAAGGAGCTGGACGCGGGGCCCGTCTACGGCGTGGTCACCGAGGAGATCCGCACCACCGACACCAGCGGGACGCTGCTGGAGCGGCTGTCGGTCTCCGGCGCGGGGCTGCTCGCGGCCACCCTCGACGGCGTCGAGGACGGCGTCCTGGAGGCCCGGCCCCAGCCGGCCGACGGCGTGACCATCGCCCCCAAGATCAACGTCGACGACGCCCGGGTGGACTGGGCCAAGCCCGCCATGCACGTGGACCGGCTGATCCGGGCCTGCACGCCCAGCCCTGGGGCCTGGACCGAGTTCAGGGGCCAGCGGATCAAGCTCGGGCCGGTGCGGCCGGCTCCCGGCGAGCGGCTGGCGCCCGGCGAGATCGCCGCCACGAAGACGACCGTGCTGGTCGGCACCGCCACCGACGCCGTTCTGCTGAGCGAGGTGCAGCCGCAGGGCAAGCGCCTGATGGAGGCCGTCGAGTGGGCTCGCGGCGTCCGCCCCGACGGCAAAGAGACCTTCGAGTGA
- a CDS encoding primosomal protein N' → MTHSDDALLPLDAVRPPASKDTKGAVVPAPERPVAKVAVDSPLPHLDRLFDYLIPAIMHETAQPGVRVRVRFAGKLADGFLLERVEESEHEGRLTPLERVVSPERVLTPEIAGLARAVADRYAGTLTDVLRLAIPPRHARVEAETPKPDDSDAAPPAVVAAEEPPPDPSAWDAYPTGPSFLDALRNGRAPRAVWSAVPGARGWAGAMAEAVRATLDGGRGAVVVVPDGKDVALADGEFTRVLGPGRHVALTADLGPAERYRRWLKLLRGQVRTVVGTRAAMFAPVAELGLVAIWDDGDDLHAERLAPYPHAREVLGLRAHRTGAAMLIGGYARTAEATQLIAGRWARPIVATRTLIRSLAPRVRPAGEDAELAKDQAARQARLPSIAWRALRQGLESGPVLVQVPRRGYLPALACRHCRTPARCTLPPTRMAPVLLAAAVPGSAAPGAGSPTALPLAGPLGALRLDGPTAPPVNNPTGQPPFGGQGGSGARGGPGGYESLGGPASHGTAGPHDDGAGAVGPLGGGAVPGVQVEPEPFCHGPLALRGGHAAPYCRWCGRVDADWRCPSCGSPHLRAVVVGARRTAEELGRAFPSIQVRTSGRDGVLASVPATRALVVATPGAEPVAEGGYAAAVLLDGWALLGRADLRAGEEAVRRWMNAAALLRPAAELVVLADAALPAVQALLRWDPVTHAERELADRAELGFPPAVRMATLTGAASAVRQMLDEVRLPPDAQVLGPVPVDDAGQERAMIRVPRNGGGALAAALKGASGVRAARKTPDVVRVSVDPLDLI, encoded by the coding sequence GTGACCCACTCCGACGACGCTCTTCTGCCGCTGGACGCCGTGCGGCCGCCGGCGTCGAAGGACACCAAGGGCGCCGTCGTCCCGGCTCCTGAGCGGCCGGTGGCGAAAGTGGCGGTGGACAGCCCGCTGCCGCACCTCGACCGCCTCTTCGACTACCTCATTCCCGCGATCATGCACGAGACGGCCCAGCCGGGGGTGCGGGTGCGGGTGCGGTTCGCGGGCAAGCTCGCCGACGGATTCCTGCTGGAACGGGTCGAGGAGAGCGAGCACGAGGGCAGGCTGACGCCGCTCGAACGCGTCGTGTCCCCGGAGCGGGTGCTGACGCCGGAGATCGCCGGGCTCGCCAGAGCGGTCGCGGACCGATACGCCGGCACCCTCACCGACGTGCTCCGCCTCGCCATACCGCCCCGCCACGCCAGGGTCGAGGCGGAGACCCCCAAGCCGGACGATTCGGACGCCGCCCCGCCGGCCGTGGTGGCGGCGGAGGAGCCGCCGCCGGACCCGAGCGCCTGGGATGCGTACCCCACGGGCCCCTCTTTCCTGGACGCGCTGCGCAACGGGCGTGCGCCCCGGGCCGTCTGGTCAGCCGTGCCCGGCGCCAGAGGGTGGGCCGGGGCGATGGCCGAGGCCGTGCGGGCGACGCTGGACGGCGGCAGGGGGGCCGTGGTCGTGGTCCCCGACGGCAAGGACGTGGCGCTGGCCGACGGCGAGTTCACGCGCGTGCTCGGGCCCGGCAGGCACGTAGCGCTCACCGCCGACCTGGGTCCCGCCGAGCGCTACAGACGGTGGCTGAAGCTGCTGAGAGGCCAGGTACGCACCGTCGTCGGCACCCGCGCCGCCATGTTCGCCCCCGTGGCAGAGCTCGGCCTGGTGGCCATCTGGGACGACGGCGACGACCTGCACGCCGAACGCCTGGCCCCCTACCCCCACGCGCGCGAGGTCCTCGGCCTCAGAGCACACAGGACCGGCGCCGCCATGCTGATCGGCGGATACGCCCGCACGGCCGAGGCCACCCAGCTCATCGCCGGCCGCTGGGCCCGGCCCATCGTGGCCACCCGCACGCTGATCAGAAGCCTCGCCCCACGGGTGCGGCCCGCCGGAGAGGACGCCGAGCTGGCCAAGGACCAGGCCGCCCGCCAGGCCAGGCTGCCCAGCATCGCCTGGCGGGCCCTGCGCCAGGGACTGGAGAGCGGCCCCGTGCTGGTCCAGGTTCCGAGGCGCGGCTACCTGCCCGCCCTCGCCTGCCGCCACTGCCGGACCCCTGCCCGCTGCACCCTCCCCCCGACCCGCATGGCCCCGGTGCTCTTGGCCGCGGCCGTCCCGGGAAGCGCCGCGCCCGGCGCGGGGTCTCCGACGGCACTTCCACTGGCCGGCCCGCTCGGCGCGCTCCGGCTGGACGGCCCGACGGCGCCGCCGGTGAACAACCCCACCGGGCAGCCTCCCTTCGGGGGCCAGGGCGGCTCAGGCGCCCGGGGAGGGCCTGGCGGCTATGAGTCCCTCGGTGGACCGGCGTCCCACGGCACGGCCGGCCCGCACGACGATGGTGCGGGGGCCGTGGGGCCGTTGGGCGGTGGCGCGGTGCCGGGGGTGCAGGTCGAGCCGGAGCCGTTCTGTCACGGGCCGCTGGCGCTGAGAGGCGGCCACGCCGCCCCCTACTGCCGCTGGTGCGGGCGGGTGGACGCCGACTGGCGCTGCCCCTCCTGCGGCAGCCCGCACCTGCGCGCGGTGGTCGTCGGGGCCCGGCGCACGGCCGAGGAGCTGGGCAGGGCCTTCCCGTCGATCCAGGTACGCACGTCCGGCCGCGACGGTGTGCTGGCCTCCGTGCCCGCCACCAGAGCCCTGGTCGTCGCCACGCCCGGCGCCGAACCCGTGGCAGAAGGCGGCTACGCGGCTGCCGTGCTGCTCGACGGGTGGGCCCTGCTGGGCCGGGCCGACCTGCGGGCCGGCGAGGAGGCCGTGCGCCGCTGGATGAACGCCGCCGCGCTCCTCCGCCCCGCCGCCGAGCTGGTGGTGCTGGCGGACGCCGCGCTGCCCGCCGTACAGGCCCTGCTGCGGTGGGACCCCGTCACCCACGCCGAGCGCGAGCTGGCCGACCGCGCCGAGCTCGGCTTTCCGCCCGCGGTCAGGATGGCGACGCTCACCGGTGCGGCGAGTGCGGTCCGGCAGATGCTCGACGAGGTGCGCCTCCCGCCCGACGCCCAGGTGCTCGGCCCCGTCCCCGTCGACGACGCCGGCCAGGAACGCGCCATGATCCGCGTGCCCAGGAACGGTGGTGGCGCGCTGGCCGCCGCGCTCAAGGGGGCCAGTGGGGTACGCGCGGCGCGTAAGACGCCAGATGTCGTGAGGGTCAGTGTCGACCCCCTCGACCTGATTTAG